The proteins below are encoded in one region of Rhizobium sp. 9140:
- the serA gene encoding phosphoglycerate dehydrogenase — protein MAPRVLVSDELSETAVQIFRDRGVDVDFQPQLGKDKEKLAEIIGNYDGLAIRSATKATEKLIAAATNLKVIGRAGIGVDNVDIPAASRRGIIVMNTPFGNSITTAEHAIALMFAVARQLPAADTSTQAGKWEKSKFMGVEITGKTLGVIGAGNIGSIVISRAIGLKMQVIAYDPFLSKERAEEMGVTKVELDELLARADFITLHVPMTDKTRGILNAEAIAKTKPGVRIINCARGGLVDEAALAEAIKSGHVAGAGFDVFETEPAKESPLFGLPNVVCTPHLGAATTEAQENVALQVAEQMSDYLVKGAVSNAINMPSITAEEAPILKPVIRLAEVLGAFVGQVTESAIKEIEILYDGSTAAMNTKALTSAALAGLIRSQVSDVNMVSAPIMIKEKGVILSEVKRDKTGVFDGYIKLTVTTENQTRSVAGTVFSDGKPRFIQIKDINLDADVGSHMVYITNTDVPGMIGFIGKTFGDAGVNIANFQLGRKDAGSDAIALLYVDGPVPDSLLKTLTDNPAIRQAKPLVFNVE, from the coding sequence ATGGCACCTCGCGTTCTCGTATCCGACGAACTGTCGGAAACCGCCGTTCAGATCTTTCGCGATCGCGGCGTCGATGTCGATTTCCAGCCGCAGCTCGGCAAGGACAAGGAAAAACTCGCCGAAATCATCGGCAATTACGATGGGCTTGCCATCCGCTCTGCCACGAAGGCGACGGAAAAGCTGATCGCGGCCGCGACCAACCTGAAGGTCATCGGCCGCGCCGGTATCGGCGTCGACAATGTCGATATCCCCGCCGCCTCGCGCCGCGGCATCATCGTCATGAACACGCCGTTCGGCAACTCCATCACCACGGCCGAACATGCCATCGCGCTGATGTTCGCCGTTGCCCGCCAGCTGCCCGCCGCCGACACCTCGACGCAGGCCGGCAAGTGGGAAAAGTCCAAGTTCATGGGCGTCGAGATCACCGGCAAGACGCTTGGCGTCATCGGCGCCGGGAATATCGGCTCCATCGTCATCTCCCGTGCCATCGGCCTGAAGATGCAGGTCATCGCCTATGATCCCTTTCTGTCGAAGGAACGTGCCGAGGAAATGGGCGTCACCAAGGTCGAGCTGGACGAGCTGCTGGCGCGCGCCGACTTCATCACTTTGCACGTACCGATGACCGACAAGACGCGCGGTATCCTCAATGCGGAAGCGATTGCCAAGACCAAGCCCGGCGTGCGCATCATCAACTGCGCCCGTGGCGGTCTGGTGGATGAGGCAGCCCTTGCCGAAGCCATTAAGTCCGGCCATGTCGCCGGCGCCGGCTTCGACGTCTTCGAAACCGAGCCTGCTAAGGAAAGCCCGCTGTTCGGCCTGCCGAACGTCGTCTGCACGCCGCATCTGGGTGCCGCCACCACGGAAGCGCAGGAGAACGTCGCGCTTCAGGTCGCCGAGCAGATGTCGGATTATCTGGTCAAGGGTGCCGTTTCCAACGCGATCAACATGCCCTCGATCACGGCCGAGGAAGCGCCGATCCTGAAGCCGGTCATTCGTCTTGCGGAAGTGCTCGGCGCCTTCGTCGGTCAGGTCACGGAAAGCGCGATCAAGGAAATCGAGATCCTGTATGACGGCTCGACAGCCGCCATGAACACCAAGGCACTGACGAGCGCGGCCCTTGCCGGCCTCATCCGTAGCCAAGTTTCGGATGTCAACATGGTCTCCGCACCGATCATGATCAAGGAAAAGGGCGTCATCCTCTCCGAGGTCAAGCGCGACAAGACGGGCGTGTTCGACGGCTACATCAAGCTGACGGTGACGACGGAAAACCAGACGCGGTCGGTCGCCGGCACGGTGTTCTCGGATGGCAAGCCGCGCTTCATCCAGATCAAGGACATCAACCTGGACGCCGACGTCGGCAGCCACATGGTCTACATCACCAACACCGACGTTCCCGGCATGATCGGCTTCATCGGCAAGACCTTCGGTGATGCCGGCGTCAACATCGCCAACTTCCAGCTCGGTCGCAAGGATGCGGGCTCGGACGCCATCGCGCTGCTCTATGTCGATGGCCCGGTGCCGGATAGCCTGCTGAAGACCCTGACCGACAACCCGGCCATCCGCCAGGCAAAGCCGCTGGTCTTCAACGTCGAATAA
- a CDS encoding outer membrane protein, translated as MTRLSNLAAAPLAKARATKPSSAGTYLAGLICAVLSAGVGLPAAQAEDAPLSAPEVTIATDTVSTGLYLRGDLGYTAFRDDGAPDLSVGGARRGFDDDRFDRPVSGTLGLGYRLTDILRADVTTDLFDGRFEGKQETAGVSTRYRADLRGVGIMANGYVDLATIAGFTPYLGAGVGATYVDWQDVTARTEAGPIAGGAYEGDDSWRFTYALMAGASYDLTERLKLDISYRYSDIAKGDMFARSGETARDDGLSRHEIRAGLRFSLY; from the coding sequence ATGACGCGTCTTTCAAACTTGGCCGCAGCACCACTGGCCAAAGCACGGGCGACCAAGCCATCGTCGGCAGGCACGTACCTCGCCGGCTTGATCTGTGCCGTCCTGAGCGCGGGTGTCGGCCTGCCGGCCGCGCAGGCCGAAGACGCGCCGCTCTCGGCACCGGAAGTCACCATCGCCACGGACACCGTCTCGACCGGCCTCTATCTGCGCGGCGATCTCGGCTATACTGCGTTTCGCGACGATGGCGCGCCCGACCTGTCGGTGGGCGGTGCCCGCCGCGGCTTCGATGACGATCGTTTCGACCGTCCCGTTTCCGGCACGCTCGGCCTCGGCTACCGGTTGACCGATATCCTGCGCGCCGACGTCACCACCGACCTGTTCGACGGACGCTTCGAAGGCAAACAGGAAACGGCAGGCGTCTCGACGCGCTACCGGGCAGACCTGCGCGGCGTCGGCATCATGGCCAACGGCTATGTCGATCTCGCCACCATCGCCGGCTTCACACCCTATCTCGGCGCCGGCGTCGGTGCGACCTATGTGGATTGGCAGGATGTCACCGCCCGCACCGAAGCCGGCCCGATTGCCGGTGGCGCTTATGAGGGCGATGACAGCTGGCGCTTCACCTATGCCCTCATGGCCGGCGCATCCTACGACCTCACGGAGCGGCTGAAGCTCGATATCAGCTACCGCTATTCCGATATCGCCAAGGGCGACATGTTCGCCCGCTCCGGTGAGACAGCCCGCGACGACGGCCTCTCCCGCCACGAAATTCGCGCCGGCCTGCGTTTCTCACTCTACTAG
- a CDS encoding DMT family transporter — translation MNIQAYLILALTTFIWGGNSVAGKIAVGHVSPMLLTGMRWVIACTLLMAIAIPQLRKDWPLIRRHWLLLFSYGAIGFTAFNASLYSALQYTSAINAVIEQAAIPMVIFAMNFVLFRTGVSLAQWFGFVLTLFAVALTTSHGDLSTLLSLDLNRGDALMMFAVLVYAGYTVSLRYKPGIHWKSLIAVSAFAALLSSIPLMIWESTSGAMIWPDMTGWVIVAYAGIFPSLISQILYVRGVELIGPNRAGLFINLIPIFGTLLSIALIGETLQTFHILALLLALVGIAVAEKGRPKAAE, via the coding sequence TTGAACATCCAGGCCTATCTGATCCTTGCGCTGACCACCTTCATCTGGGGCGGCAACTCCGTGGCGGGCAAGATCGCCGTCGGCCATGTCAGCCCGATGCTGCTGACCGGCATGCGCTGGGTGATCGCCTGCACCCTGCTGATGGCCATCGCCATCCCCCAGCTCCGCAAGGACTGGCCGCTCATCCGTCGGCATTGGCTTCTGCTGTTCAGCTACGGCGCCATCGGCTTCACCGCCTTCAATGCCTCGCTCTATTCGGCCCTTCAATATACCAGCGCCATCAACGCGGTGATCGAACAGGCCGCGATCCCCATGGTGATCTTCGCCATGAACTTCGTGCTGTTTCGCACCGGCGTCTCGCTCGCCCAATGGTTCGGCTTCGTGCTCACGCTCTTCGCCGTGGCGCTCACCACATCGCACGGCGATCTCTCGACCTTGCTGTCGCTCGATCTCAACCGCGGCGATGCGCTGATGATGTTCGCCGTCCTCGTCTATGCGGGCTACACTGTGTCGCTGCGCTACAAGCCGGGCATCCACTGGAAAAGCCTGATCGCCGTTTCCGCCTTTGCCGCGCTCTTAAGCAGCATACCCCTGATGATCTGGGAGAGCACCTCCGGCGCGATGATCTGGCCGGATATGACGGGCTGGGTCATCGTTGCCTATGCCGGCATCTTCCCCTCGCTGATCTCGCAGATCCTCTATGTGCGCGGCGTGGAACTGATCGGTCCCAACCGCGCCGGACTGTTCATCAACCTCATCCCGATCTTCGGCACGCTCCTGTCGATCGCGCTGATCGGCGAAACCCTCCAGACCTTCCATATTCTAGCCCTCCTCCTCGCCCTCGTCGGCATTGCGGTGGCGGAAAAGGGGCGGCCGAAGGCGGCCGAATAA
- a CDS encoding phosphoserine transaminase — protein MNTTATPDLRPENTHFSSGPCSKRPGWSLDALSDAPLGRSHRAKVGKAKLKQAIDLTREVLNVPADYRIGIVPASDTGAVEMAMWSLLGERGVDMVAWESFGSGWVSDVVKELKLSDARKITADYGKLPDLSTIDFNRDVVFTWNGTTSGVRVPNADFIPADRQGLTICDATSGAFAQDLDFSKLDVVTFSWQKVLGGEGGHGVLILSPRAVARLESYTPAWPLPKIFRMTKGGKIVEGIFQGETINTPSMLCVEDYIDALQWAKSLGGLNALMARADANAQVIFDYVEKTDWIANLAEVAETRSNTSVCLKIVDPDVTALAPDQQEAFAKGMVALLEKQGVAHDIGAYRDAPSGFRIWAGATIDTADLKALMPWFDWAFATQKAAQVKAAA, from the coding sequence ATGAATACGACTGCGACACCGGATCTGCGTCCGGAGAATACCCATTTTTCGTCTGGACCTTGCTCCAAGCGCCCCGGTTGGTCGCTGGACGCGCTCTCCGATGCACCGCTCGGCCGGTCGCATCGAGCCAAGGTCGGCAAAGCCAAGCTCAAGCAAGCGATCGATCTGACCCGTGAGGTCCTGAACGTGCCTGCGGATTACCGCATCGGCATCGTTCCCGCGTCGGATACCGGTGCTGTGGAAATGGCGATGTGGTCGCTGCTGGGCGAGCGCGGCGTCGATATGGTCGCCTGGGAAAGCTTCGGTTCCGGCTGGGTCTCCGATGTCGTGAAGGAGCTGAAGCTCTCCGACGCCCGCAAGATCACCGCCGACTATGGCAAGCTGCCGGATCTCTCCACGATCGATTTCAACCGTGATGTCGTCTTCACCTGGAACGGTACCACGTCCGGCGTTCGCGTTCCCAACGCCGACTTCATTCCCGCCGACCGTCAGGGCCTGACGATCTGCGATGCGACCTCCGGCGCGTTCGCGCAGGACCTCGATTTCTCCAAGCTCGACGTCGTCACCTTCTCCTGGCAGAAGGTGCTGGGCGGCGAGGGCGGCCATGGCGTGCTCATCCTGTCCCCGCGCGCCGTCGCGCGGCTGGAAAGCTACACCCCGGCCTGGCCGCTGCCGAAGATCTTCCGCATGACCAAGGGCGGCAAGATCGTCGAAGGCATCTTCCAGGGCGAGACGATCAACACGCCGTCCATGCTCTGCGTCGAGGACTACATCGATGCATTGCAGTGGGCGAAGTCGCTCGGTGGCCTGAACGCACTGATGGCGCGGGCGGATGCCAATGCGCAGGTCATTTTCGATTATGTCGAGAAGACCGACTGGATCGCCAATCTCGCCGAGGTTGCCGAGACCCGTTCGAACACGTCCGTATGCTTGAAGATCGTCGATCCCGACGTCACGGCGCTTGCGCCCGACCAGCAGGAAGCCTTTGCCAAGGGTATGGTTGCCCTGCTGGAGAAGCAGGGTGTCGCCCATGATATCGGCGCTTACCGAGATGCCCCTTCCGGCTTCCGCATCTGGGCCGGCGCGACCATCGACACCGCGGATCTGAAGGCGCTGATGCCCTGGTTCGATTGGGCGTTCGCGACCCAGAAGGCTGCGCAGGTCAAAGCCGCCGCCTAA